In one Pseudomonas tensinigenes genomic region, the following are encoded:
- the ygfZ gene encoding CAF17-like 4Fe-4S cluster assembly/insertion protein YgfZ → MADSAFFCTLSHEGVLAVRGADAGKFLQGQLTCNLNYLSDSRASLGARCTQKGRMQSSFRILLEGDGVVLAMASELLEPQLADLKKYAVFSKSKLTDESAAWVRFGLEHGDNALTSLGLDLPAETDSLVRNESLIAIRVSPDRAELWAPVDQADAIKAKLSATLPEAELNQWLLGQIRAGVGQVMPSTRELFIPQMLNLQAVGGVSFKKGCYTGQEIVARMQYLGKLKRRLYRLSLDAADLPEPGTQLFAPSHNSAIGEVVLAAKAGQNIELLAVLQAEAAEAGDLHLGALEGPALHLLDLPYELDRDREIQR, encoded by the coding sequence ATGGCCGATTCTGCTTTTTTCTGCACCCTGTCTCATGAAGGCGTTCTCGCGGTTCGCGGCGCGGATGCCGGAAAATTCCTGCAAGGCCAGTTGACCTGCAACCTCAATTACCTCAGCGACAGCCGCGCCAGCCTCGGCGCCCGCTGCACGCAGAAGGGCCGGATGCAGTCGAGCTTCCGCATTCTGCTCGAAGGTGACGGCGTGGTCCTGGCGATGGCCAGCGAACTGCTCGAACCGCAACTGGCGGATCTGAAAAAGTACGCGGTGTTCTCCAAATCAAAACTGACCGACGAAAGTGCCGCTTGGGTACGTTTTGGCCTGGAGCATGGCGATAACGCCTTGACCAGTCTCGGTCTGGACCTGCCGGCAGAAACCGACAGCCTCGTGCGTAATGAAAGCCTGATCGCGATTCGCGTCTCGCCGGATCGCGCCGAGCTCTGGGCACCGGTCGATCAGGCTGACGCGATCAAAGCCAAATTGTCCGCCACCCTGCCTGAAGCCGAGCTGAATCAGTGGCTGCTGGGCCAGATCCGCGCCGGTGTCGGCCAGGTCATGCCGAGCACCCGCGAGCTGTTCATTCCGCAAATGCTCAACCTGCAAGCGGTCGGCGGCGTGAGTTTCAAGAAAGGCTGCTACACCGGCCAGGAAATCGTTGCGCGCATGCAGTACCTGGGCAAACTCAAGCGTCGTTTGTATCGCCTGAGCCTGGACGCCGCTGATTTGCCAGAGCCTGGCACACAACTGTTTGCGCCGAGCCACAACAGCGCCATCGGCGAAGTGGTGCTGGCCGCCAAGGCCGGGCAAAACATTGAACTCCTGGCGGTGCTGCAGGCCGAAGCTGCCGAAGCCGGTGATTTGCATCTGGGCGCCCTCGAAGGTCCCGCGCTGCATCTGCTCGACCTGCCTTACGAACTGGATCGCGACCGCGAAATCCAGCGCTGA
- a CDS encoding succinate dehydrogenase assembly factor 2: protein MVEQVELNRLFWHSRRGMLELDVLLVPFVQEVYATLNQVDRDLYVRLLTCEDQDMFGWFMERSESEDPELQRMVRMILDRVQPK, encoded by the coding sequence ATGGTCGAACAAGTTGAACTGAATCGCCTGTTTTGGCACAGCCGTCGCGGCATGCTTGAGCTTGACGTGTTGCTGGTGCCGTTCGTGCAGGAGGTTTACGCGACGTTGAACCAGGTGGATCGCGATCTGTATGTGCGTTTGCTGACGTGCGAGGATCAGGACATGTTCGGCTGGTTCATGGAGCGCAGCGAGTCTGAAGATCCGGAACTGCAGCGCATGGTTCGCATGATCCTGGATCGTGTCCAGCCCAAGTAA
- a CDS encoding protein YgfX, which yields MSSPSNTFECRWHASRQLLAAYLLAQAFALGALFLLSIPLWASLLGVFACLLHGIWVLPRQILLNHCRAFRGLRRDADGWQLWNQADGWQAVQLRPDSLALPLIVVLRFRLRGEWRVRSVCVPRDSQTADMHRRLRVRLKFSRRRWAAPE from the coding sequence GTGTCCAGCCCAAGTAACACGTTCGAATGCCGCTGGCATGCCTCGCGGCAGTTGCTGGCGGCGTATCTGTTGGCCCAGGCGTTCGCACTGGGTGCTTTGTTTCTGCTTTCGATTCCACTCTGGGCCAGTCTGCTCGGGGTTTTCGCTTGCCTGCTTCACGGGATTTGGGTGTTACCTAGGCAGATTCTGCTGAATCACTGTCGAGCCTTTCGCGGTCTGCGCCGGGACGCCGATGGCTGGCAGTTGTGGAATCAGGCGGACGGCTGGCAGGCGGTACAGCTGCGCCCGGACAGTCTCGCGCTACCGCTGATTGTGGTGCTGAGGTTCAGATTGCGCGGCGAATGGCGGGTCAGATCGGTCTGCGTGCCACGGGACTCGCAAACGGCGGATATGCACCGACGTCTGCGAGTACGGCTCAAGTTCAGCCGGCGTAGGTGGGCGGCACCAGAATAG
- the nadB gene encoding L-aspartate oxidase produces MSQQFQHDVLVIGSGAAGLSLALTLPGHLRIAVLSKGDLANGSTFWAQGGVAAVLDDTDTVESHVEDTLNAGGGLCHEDAVRFTVEHSREAIQWLIDQGVPFTRDDQSGTEDGGFEFHLTREGGHSHRRIIHAADATGAAIFKTLLAQAKERSNIELLEQRVAVDLITERRLGMDGERCLGAYVLNRKTGEVDTYGARFVILASGGAAKVYLYTSNPDGACGDGIAMAWRSGCRVANLEFNQFHPTCLYHPQAKSFLITEALRGEGAHLKLPNGERFMSRFDKRAELAPRDIVARAIDHEMKRLGVDCVYLDISHKPEAFIKSHFPTVYERCLGFGIDITKQPIPVVPAAHYTCGGVMVDQQGRTDVPGLYAIGETSFTGLHGANRMASNSLLECFVYARSAAADILAQLDDVAAPSALPAWDASQVTDSDEDVIIAHNWDELRRFMWDYVGIVRTNKRLQRAQHRVRLLLDEIDEFYSNYKVSRDLIELRNLAQVAELMICSAMERKESRGLHYTLDYPDMLPEALDTILVPPTYAG; encoded by the coding sequence ATGAGCCAACAATTCCAACACGATGTTCTGGTCATTGGCAGCGGTGCTGCCGGTTTAAGTCTCGCGCTGACCCTGCCCGGTCATTTGCGCATTGCGGTATTGAGCAAAGGCGATCTGGCCAACGGCTCTACTTTTTGGGCCCAGGGTGGCGTCGCCGCCGTGCTCGATGACACTGATACTGTCGAATCCCATGTAGAGGACACCCTGAACGCCGGTGGTGGTCTGTGCCATGAAGACGCCGTGCGCTTCACTGTGGAGCACAGCCGCGAAGCCATCCAGTGGCTGATCGACCAAGGCGTACCCTTCACCCGCGACGATCAGTCAGGCACTGAAGACGGCGGGTTCGAATTTCATTTGACCCGAGAAGGCGGCCATAGCCATCGGCGCATCATCCACGCCGCTGATGCTACCGGCGCAGCGATTTTCAAAACCCTGTTGGCCCAGGCCAAAGAGCGTTCGAACATCGAATTGCTGGAGCAGCGGGTTGCCGTTGATCTGATTACCGAACGCCGTTTAGGCATGGACGGCGAGCGCTGCCTCGGCGCCTATGTACTAAATCGCAAAACCGGCGAGGTCGACACCTACGGCGCACGCTTCGTGATTCTGGCCTCGGGCGGTGCCGCCAAGGTCTACCTCTATACCAGCAACCCCGACGGCGCCTGCGGTGACGGCATCGCCATGGCATGGCGCTCGGGCTGCCGAGTGGCGAACCTGGAATTCAACCAGTTCCACCCGACCTGCCTGTATCACCCGCAGGCCAAGAGTTTTCTGATTACCGAAGCCCTGCGCGGCGAAGGCGCGCATTTGAAGCTGCCCAATGGCGAACGCTTCATGTCCCGCTTCGACAAGCGCGCCGAGCTGGCACCACGCGACATCGTCGCCCGGGCCATCGACCATGAAATGAAGCGTCTGGGTGTCGACTGCGTCTATCTCGACATCAGCCACAAACCCGAAGCGTTCATCAAAAGTCACTTCCCGACTGTTTATGAGCGCTGCCTGGGATTCGGCATCGACATCACCAAACAGCCGATCCCGGTCGTACCCGCCGCGCACTACACCTGCGGTGGCGTGATGGTCGATCAACAAGGTCGCACCGACGTGCCGGGCTTGTACGCGATTGGCGAAACCAGCTTCACCGGCCTGCACGGCGCCAACCGCATGGCCAGCAACTCGTTGCTGGAGTGCTTTGTCTATGCCCGTTCGGCAGCAGCCGACATTCTCGCGCAACTGGACGATGTCGCCGCGCCAAGCGCCCTGCCCGCCTGGGACGCCAGCCAGGTCACCGACTCCGACGAGGACGTGATCATCGCGCACAACTGGGATGAACTGCGGCGATTCATGTGGGACTACGTCGGCATCGTGCGCACCAACAAGCGCCTGCAACGGGCTCAGCACCGCGTGCGCCTGCTGCTGGATGAGATCGACGAGTTCTACAGCAACTATAAAGTCAGCCGCGACCTGATCGAGTTGCGCAATCTGGCGCAAGTCGCCGAACTGATGATCTGCTCAGCCATGGAGCGCAAGGAAAGTCGCGGCCTGCATTACACCCTCGACTATCCGGACATGCTGCCCGAGGCGCTCGACACTATTCTGGTGCCGCCCACCTACGCCGGCTGA
- the rpoE gene encoding RNA polymerase sigma factor RpoE: protein MLTQEEDQQLVERVQRGDKRAFDLLVLKYQHKILGLIVRFVHDTHEAQDVAQEAFIKAYRALGNFRGDSAFYTWLYRIAINTAKNYLVSRGRRPPDSDVSSEDAEFYDGDHGLKDLESPERALLRDEIEGTVHRTIQQLPEDLRTALTLREFDGLSYEDIASVMQCPVGTVRSRIFRAREAIDKALQPLLQEN, encoded by the coding sequence ATGCTAACCCAGGAAGAGGATCAGCAGCTGGTCGAGCGCGTTCAACGCGGCGACAAGCGAGCTTTCGATCTGTTGGTGCTGAAGTATCAGCACAAGATTCTCGGGTTGATCGTGCGTTTTGTGCACGACACCCATGAAGCCCAGGACGTGGCTCAGGAAGCCTTTATCAAGGCGTATCGAGCACTTGGAAACTTTCGCGGCGACAGTGCGTTTTATACGTGGCTGTACCGTATTGCCATCAACACGGCAAAGAATTACCTGGTTTCACGCGGCCGCCGGCCGCCGGATAGCGATGTAAGTTCCGAGGATGCAGAGTTCTATGATGGCGATCACGGCCTCAAGGATCTCGAGTCACCAGAACGTGCACTGCTGCGGGATGAGATCGAAGGCACCGTCCATCGAACCATCCAGCAACTGCCAGAGGATTTGCGTACGGCTTTAACTTTACGTGAATTCGATGGTCTGAGTTACGAGGACATTGCGAGCGTCATGCAATGTCCGGTGGGTACCGTGCGCTCCCGGATTTTCCGCGCTCGGGAGGCCATCGATAAAGCCCTGCAGCCGTTGTTGCAGGAAAACTGA
- a CDS encoding sigma-E factor negative regulatory protein — MSREALQESLSAVMDNEADELELRRVLNALDDVETRETWARYQIARAAMHKDLLLPRLDIAAAVSAALEDETAPAKVSRSPWRNLGRLAVAASVTVAVLAGVRLYNQDEIAGVELAQQSNQPTLATPQVKGPAVLAGYSESSEATGPMANGVLQGQPGWHDQRLPGYLRQHAQQAALKGTESALPYARAASLENR, encoded by the coding sequence ATGAGTCGTGAAGCCCTGCAGGAATCGCTGTCCGCAGTGATGGATAACGAAGCGGACGAACTGGAATTGCGTCGGGTGCTCAATGCACTGGACGACGTAGAAACCCGTGAGACCTGGGCTCGTTACCAGATCGCTCGGGCAGCCATGCACAAGGATTTGCTGCTGCCACGTCTGGATATCGCTGCGGCAGTGTCTGCTGCACTGGAAGACGAAACGGCTCCGGCCAAAGTATCTCGCAGCCCATGGCGCAACCTCGGCCGTCTGGCTGTTGCAGCCTCGGTAACTGTTGCCGTGCTGGCCGGTGTTCGCCTGTACAACCAGGACGAAATCGCTGGTGTCGAACTGGCTCAGCAATCCAATCAGCCAACCCTGGCGACCCCACAGGTCAAAGGTCCGGCTGTTCTGGCAGGCTATAGTGAGAGTTCGGAAGCCACTGGCCCAATGGCCAATGGCGTATTGCAAGGTCAACCAGGCTGGCATGATCAGCGTCTGCCAGGTTATCTGCGACAGCACGCTCAACAGGCTGCACTGAAAGGCACTGAGAGCGCACTGCCATACGCACGTGCAGCAAGTCTGGAAAACCGATAA
- a CDS encoding MucB/RseB C-terminal domain-containing protein, with amino-acid sequence MRAIPLLSLLLSGWFVVPAHADEAQDWLTRLGQAEQQQSFHGTFVYERNGSFSTHNIWHRVQNGQVRERLLQLDGSAQEVVRIDGHTQCVSGTLIAGLGDSPNSAARPLDPQKLKNWYDLAVIGKSRVAGRDAVIVSLTPRDQHRYGFELHLDRKTGLPLKSLLLNDKGQLLERFQFTSLVTDEVPSDKDLQADADCKAITLDSDKASAVKTAQVWHSEWLPTGFELTSSTSHKDPETKTQVNSLLYDDGLARFSVFLEPLNGATVTDTRTQLGPTVAVSRRLTTPEGEMMVTVVGEIPIGTAERIALSMRNTDGAATSKQ; translated from the coding sequence ATGCGCGCCATACCTCTACTTTCGCTTCTGCTCAGCGGCTGGTTCGTTGTTCCAGCCCATGCTGATGAGGCCCAGGACTGGTTGACCCGTCTGGGCCAGGCCGAGCAGCAGCAAAGCTTTCACGGCACATTCGTTTACGAGCGTAACGGTAGCTTTTCTACCCATAACATCTGGCATCGCGTCCAGAATGGCCAGGTTCGCGAGCGTTTACTTCAGCTCGACGGTTCGGCACAGGAAGTCGTGCGCATTGATGGGCATACTCAATGCGTCAGCGGCACCCTGATAGCCGGACTGGGGGATTCTCCCAACTCAGCCGCTCGTCCTCTCGATCCGCAAAAGCTGAAAAACTGGTATGACCTTGCCGTCATCGGCAAATCGCGCGTGGCCGGGCGAGACGCAGTGATCGTATCGCTGACGCCTCGCGATCAGCATCGTTACGGTTTTGAATTGCATCTGGACAGGAAAACGGGTTTGCCACTGAAGTCGTTGTTGCTGAACGACAAGGGGCAGTTGCTCGAACGTTTCCAGTTCACCAGTCTTGTTACTGATGAAGTCCCTTCGGACAAAGACTTGCAGGCCGACGCCGACTGTAAAGCGATTACGCTCGACAGCGACAAGGCTTCGGCCGTCAAGACTGCTCAGGTATGGCACTCTGAATGGCTGCCGACGGGTTTTGAATTGACCAGCAGCACCTCGCACAAAGATCCGGAAACCAAGACCCAGGTCAACAGCTTGCTGTATGACGATGGTCTGGCGCGTTTCTCGGTGTTCCTTGAGCCGTTGAACGGTGCAACAGTGACCGATACCCGGACTCAACTTGGCCCGACTGTCGCCGTTTCTCGTCGCCTGACTACCCCCGAGGGCGAAATGATGGTCACGGTGGTTGGCGAGATTCCGATTGGCACCGCCGAACGAATTGCTCTGTCGATGCGTAATACCGATGGCGCTGCGACCAGCAAGCAGTGA
- a CDS encoding DegQ family serine endoprotease, with the protein MSIPSLKSYLSIFATVLLLGQAVPAAQAADLPDFTQLVEQASPAVVNISTTQKLPDRKVNQQMPDLEGLPPMLREFFERGMPPQQRSPGGGGRQREAQSLGSGFIISSDGYILTNNHVIADADEILVRLADRSEMKAKLIGTDPRSDVALLKIEGKDLPVLKLGKSQDLKAGQWVVAIGSPFGFDHTVTQGIVSAVGRSLPNENYVPFIQTDVPINPGNSGGPLFNLNGEVVGINSQIYTRSGGFMGVSFAIPIDVAMDVSNQLKSGGKVSRGWLGVVIQEVNKDLAESFGLDKPAGALVAQIQDDGPAAKGGLQVGDVILSMNGQPIVMSADLPHLVGALKAGAKANLEVIREGKRKNVELTVGAIPDEDKELDALPKSGAETNSNRLGVSVGELTAEQKKTYDLKGGVVIKEVQDGPAALIGLQPGDVITHLNNQAIGSSKEFAEIAKALPKNRSVSMRVLRQGRASFITFKLAE; encoded by the coding sequence ATGTCGATACCAAGTTTGAAATCTTATCTCTCCATTTTCGCCACCGTGCTGTTGCTCGGTCAGGCGGTGCCTGCTGCGCAAGCGGCCGATCTGCCTGACTTCACCCAATTGGTCGAACAAGCTTCGCCAGCCGTGGTGAACATCAGTACCACGCAGAAGCTGCCGGATCGCAAAGTGAACCAGCAGATGCCTGACCTCGAAGGTCTGCCGCCGATGCTGCGCGAGTTCTTCGAACGTGGCATGCCGCCTCAGCAGCGTTCGCCGGGCGGCGGTGGTCGTCAACGTGAAGCGCAGTCGCTGGGCTCGGGCTTCATCATCTCTTCCGATGGCTACATCCTCACCAACAACCACGTGATCGCCGATGCCGACGAAATCCTCGTCCGCCTCGCCGACCGCAGTGAAATGAAAGCCAAGCTGATCGGCACTGACCCGCGCTCCGACGTGGCATTGCTGAAAATTGAAGGTAAGGATCTGCCGGTGCTCAAGCTCGGCAAATCCCAGGACCTGAAAGCCGGCCAATGGGTCGTGGCAATCGGTTCGCCGTTCGGCTTCGACCACACCGTGACTCAAGGCATCGTCAGTGCCGTAGGCCGCAGCCTGCCGAACGAGAACTACGTGCCGTTCATCCAGACTGACGTGCCGATCAACCCGGGCAACTCTGGTGGTCCGCTGTTTAACCTGAACGGTGAAGTGGTTGGCATCAACTCGCAGATCTACACCCGCTCCGGCGGCTTCATGGGTGTGTCTTTTGCGATTCCTATCGATGTCGCGATGGATGTTTCCAATCAACTGAAGAGCGGTGGCAAAGTCAGCCGAGGCTGGCTGGGTGTAGTCATCCAGGAAGTGAACAAGGATCTGGCCGAGTCGTTCGGCCTGGATAAGCCGGCCGGCGCGCTGGTTGCACAGATTCAGGATGACGGCCCGGCAGCGAAGGGCGGCCTGCAAGTCGGCGACGTGATCTTGAGCATGAACGGCCAACCGATCGTCATGTCTGCTGACCTGCCACATCTGGTCGGCGCACTGAAGGCTGGCGCGAAAGCCAATCTGGAAGTGATTCGTGAAGGCAAGCGCAAGAACGTCGAACTGACGGTTGGCGCGATCCCTGATGAAGACAAGGAACTGGATGCGCTGCCGAAGTCCGGTGCTGAAACCAACAGCAACCGCCTCGGTGTATCGGTGGGCGAACTGACTGCCGAGCAGAAGAAAACCTACGACCTCAAAGGTGGTGTGGTGATCAAGGAAGTGCAGGACGGTCCTGCAGCGCTGATCGGTCTGCAACCAGGCGATGTCATTACTCACCTGAACAACCAGGCCATCGGCTCCAGCAAGGAATTCGCCGAAATCGCGAAAGCACTGCCGAAGAATCGTTCGGTGTCGATGCGCGTACTGCGACAAGGTCGTGCGAGCTTCATCACCTTCAAACTGGCTGAATGA
- a CDS encoding M48 family metalloprotease, with protein sequence MTFLRPTLLTLACLLASPGFADDLPSLGDASSAIVSPQQEYQLGRAWLAMLRSQVSQLNDPQLKDYVESSVYKLVETSQVTDRRLEFILINSPQLNAFAAPGGVVGVNGGLFLNAQTEGEYASVLAHELAHLSQRHFARGVEASQRMQVPMMAALLAGIVIAAAGGGDAGIATIAGTQAAAIQSQRTFSRQNEQEADRIGILNLEKAGYDPRSMPTMFERLMRQYRFDAKPPEFLLTHPVTESRIADTRNRAEQAKPGGIEDSKRYQLIRARVQLIYEETPGLGGKRFRAQLDENPLNDVARYGLAIAQIKGGQLNEARENLKQLLAKSPNEIIYNLAQVDLDITNNRLPDAQSRVDRMLTQYPGNYPLNQVRVDLLLKQNRAADAEKALEGLLKSRPDDPDVWYQVAETRGLSGNIIGLHQARAEYFALVGDYRQAIQQLDFAKRKAGSNFPLSSRIDARQRELMEQERMIKDMMG encoded by the coding sequence ATGACTTTTCTGCGCCCTACCCTGCTGACGCTCGCTTGCCTGCTCGCCTCACCAGGCTTTGCCGACGATCTGCCGTCACTCGGTGACGCCAGTTCTGCCATTGTCTCGCCGCAACAGGAATATCAGCTCGGTCGTGCCTGGCTGGCCATGTTGCGCAGCCAGGTTTCACAACTCAACGACCCGCAGCTCAAGGACTACGTCGAATCCAGCGTCTATAAGCTGGTCGAGACCAGCCAGGTCACTGACCGGCGCCTCGAATTCATCCTGATCAACAGCCCGCAACTGAACGCCTTCGCGGCGCCGGGTGGTGTGGTCGGGGTCAACGGCGGTCTGTTTCTCAATGCGCAGACCGAAGGCGAATACGCCTCGGTACTGGCGCACGAACTGGCTCACTTGTCGCAACGCCACTTTGCTCGTGGCGTCGAGGCCTCGCAGCGGATGCAGGTGCCGATGATGGCCGCGCTGCTGGCCGGGATTGTCATTGCGGCAGCCGGCGGCGGTGACGCCGGGATCGCGACCATTGCCGGCACTCAAGCGGCGGCAATCCAATCGCAACGCACTTTCTCCCGGCAGAACGAACAGGAAGCTGACCGCATCGGCATTCTCAATCTGGAAAAAGCCGGGTACGACCCGCGTTCGATGCCGACCATGTTCGAACGCCTGATGCGTCAATATCGCTTCGACGCCAAACCACCGGAATTCCTGCTGACTCACCCGGTGACCGAATCGCGTATCGCCGACACCCGCAACCGTGCCGAACAGGCCAAACCGGGCGGTATTGAAGACTCCAAGCGCTATCAGTTGATCCGCGCGCGCGTGCAGTTGATCTACGAAGAAACTCCGGGGCTGGGCGGCAAGCGCTTCCGTGCGCAGTTGGACGAGAACCCGCTGAACGATGTGGCTCGTTACGGACTGGCCATCGCCCAGATCAAGGGCGGCCAATTGAATGAAGCGCGGGAGAACCTCAAACAGCTTTTGGCCAAGTCACCCAACGAGATCATCTACAACCTCGCTCAAGTCGATCTGGACATCACCAACAATCGCCTGCCTGACGCACAGTCGCGGGTAGACCGGATGCTTACGCAGTATCCGGGCAACTATCCGCTCAATCAGGTGCGCGTTGATCTGCTGCTGAAACAGAATCGCGCTGCCGATGCCGAGAAGGCACTCGAAGGTCTACTCAAGTCACGCCCGGATGATCCGGACGTCTGGTATCAGGTTGCCGAAACCCGTGGCTTGTCGGGCAACATCATCGGACTGCACCAGGCTCGTGCCGAGTACTTCGCACTGGTTGGCGATTACCGCCAGGCGATCCAGCAGCTCGATTTTGCCAAGCGCAAGGCTGGCAGCAACTTCCCACTGTCCTCACGCATCGATGCCCGCCAGCGTGAGCTGATGGAGCAGGAGCGGATGATCAAGGACATGATGGGCTGA
- a CDS encoding sulfurtransferase TusA family protein: MTDAVAHDVELDASGLNCPLPLLKAKMELNKLQSGAVLKVIATDAGSQRDFRTFARLAGHTLLREEDEAGVYRYWLKKT, from the coding sequence ATGACTGACGCTGTAGCCCATGACGTGGAACTGGACGCCAGTGGCCTGAATTGTCCGTTGCCGTTGCTCAAGGCAAAAATGGAACTCAACAAGCTCCAAAGTGGCGCCGTCCTCAAGGTGATCGCCACGGATGCTGGCTCGCAGCGCGACTTTCGCACCTTCGCCAGATTGGCCGGTCATACGCTGCTGCGCGAAGAAGACGAAGCAGGCGTTTACCGTTACTGGTTGAAAAAAACCTGA
- a CDS encoding AI-2E family transporter, which yields MFKVLRDWIQRYFSDEEAVVLAVLLFLAFTAVLTLGGMLAPVLAGMVLAYLMQGLVVTLERLRVPGGVAVGLVFALFMGVLMLFIVVVLPLLWHQLITLFNELPGMLAKWQSLLLLLPERYPHLVSDEQVLQAIEAARGEIGKFGQWALTFSLSSLPLLVNIMIYLVLVPILVFFFLKDRAMIGEWVRGYLPRERALITRVAQEMNRQIANYIRGKVIEIVICGGVTYIAFVALGLNYAALLALLVGVSVVVPYVGAVVVTVPVLLIALFQWGWSDQFIYLMAVYGIIQTLDGNVLVPLLFSEAVNLHPVAIICAVLLFGGLWGFWGVFFAIPLATLFKAVLDAWPRQEPAVAPLL from the coding sequence ATGTTCAAAGTGTTACGCGACTGGATTCAGCGCTATTTTTCCGACGAAGAAGCGGTGGTGCTGGCGGTGCTGCTGTTTCTCGCCTTCACGGCCGTGCTGACCCTCGGCGGGATGCTCGCGCCAGTGTTGGCAGGGATGGTGCTGGCGTATCTGATGCAGGGCCTGGTGGTCACGCTGGAACGTCTGCGCGTGCCGGGTGGCGTGGCGGTTGGACTGGTGTTTGCGCTGTTCATGGGCGTGTTGATGCTGTTTATCGTCGTGGTGCTGCCGCTGCTTTGGCATCAGTTGATTACTCTGTTCAATGAGCTGCCGGGCATGCTTGCCAAGTGGCAATCGCTGCTGCTATTGCTGCCGGAGCGTTATCCGCATCTGGTTTCCGATGAACAAGTCTTGCAAGCCATCGAAGCGGCGCGCGGCGAGATCGGCAAATTCGGCCAGTGGGCACTGACCTTCTCGCTGTCGAGTCTGCCGCTGCTGGTGAACATCATGATCTACCTAGTGCTGGTGCCGATTCTGGTGTTTTTCTTCCTTAAAGATCGGGCAATGATCGGTGAGTGGGTGCGAGGCTACTTGCCACGCGAGCGCGCGCTGATCACCCGGGTCGCGCAGGAGATGAACCGGCAGATCGCCAATTACATTCGCGGCAAGGTCATCGAGATCGTGATTTGCGGTGGCGTGACCTATATCGCTTTCGTCGCGCTCGGTCTCAACTATGCCGCACTGCTGGCGTTGCTGGTCGGTGTGTCGGTGGTGGTGCCGTATGTCGGCGCTGTGGTCGTGACCGTGCCGGTGCTGTTGATCGCATTATTCCAGTGGGGGTGGAGCGATCAGTTCATTTATCTGATGGCGGTCTACGGGATCATTCAGACACTGGATGGCAATGTGCTGGTGCCGCTGCTGTTCTCGGAGGCGGTCAATTTGCACCCGGTGGCAATTATCTGCGCGGTGCTGTTGTTTGGCGGATTGTGGGGATTCTGGGGTGTGTTCTTTGCGATCCCGCTGGCGACCCTGTTCAAGGCAGTGCTGGATGCGTGGCCGCGCCAGGAGCCGGCGGTGGCGCCGCTGCTGTAG
- a CDS encoding peroxiredoxin: protein MAVVIDQPVADFEAPATSGQTVSLSALKGKQVVIYFYPKDSTPGCTTEGQGFRDQYAAFKAANTEIFGISRDSLKSHENFKCKQEFPFELISDKDEAVCQLFDVIKLKKLYGKEYLGVDRSTFLIDKDGVLRQEWRGVKVPGHVDAVLAAAQDLNKA from the coding sequence ATGGCCGTTGTCATCGACCAACCGGTTGCCGATTTCGAAGCACCTGCCACCAGTGGGCAGACCGTCAGCCTGTCCGCCCTGAAGGGCAAACAAGTGGTGATCTACTTTTACCCGAAGGACAGCACTCCGGGTTGCACCACCGAAGGCCAGGGCTTTCGTGACCAGTACGCCGCGTTCAAGGCTGCCAACACGGAGATTTTCGGTATCTCACGCGACAGCCTGAAGTCCCATGAGAACTTCAAGTGCAAGCAGGAGTTTCCATTCGAGTTGATCAGCGACAAGGACGAGGCCGTTTGCCAGTTGTTCGACGTGATCAAGTTGAAGAAGCTGTACGGCAAGGAATACCTGGGCGTTGATCGCAGCACGTTCCTGATTGATAAGGACGGTGTTCTGCGTCAGGAATGGCGCGGTGTGAAAGTGCCGGGGCACGTGGATGCCGTTCTGGCCGCTGCTCAGGATTTGAACAAGGCCTGA